Proteins encoded by one window of Ramlibacter tataouinensis:
- a CDS encoding multicopper oxidase family protein: MNSRRHFLTGAGAITGAVAAASVSRVAMAALPEPVIQDQPDTAPPLAPPNGRPYDPVVTLNGWTLPWRMNAGVKEFHLVAEPVVREMAPGFKAHLWGYNGQSPGPTIEVVEGDRVRIFVTNKLPEHTTIHWHGQRLPNGMDGVVGLTQKPIPPGKTFVYEFTARRPGTFMYHPHADEMVQMAMGMMGFWVTHPKGRHPLIEPVDRDFVFLMSSFDIEPGSYTPKVMTMLDFNLFTFNSRIFPGIASMNVRKGDRVRIRAGNLTMTNHPLHLHGHEFTVTGTDGGPTPPAARWPEVTTDVAVGQMRQLEFVADEEGDWAFHCHKSHHTMNAMGHGVPTMIGVDHRKVVKEITDLIPDYMVMGERGMSDMAEMEMPLPDNTAPMMAGQGPFGSLEMGGMFTVLKVRREQPPGDYRNPDWYKHPAGTVAWEFTGSLPASPRAPAAGNGAAPPHRPAGKQDVEVRVRKPGAANPHGGHDH; the protein is encoded by the coding sequence ATGAACAGCAGACGCCACTTCCTCACCGGCGCCGGCGCGATCACGGGTGCCGTCGCCGCCGCCTCCGTCAGCCGCGTGGCCATGGCCGCCCTGCCGGAGCCCGTCATCCAGGACCAGCCGGACACCGCACCGCCGCTGGCGCCGCCCAACGGCCGCCCCTACGACCCCGTCGTCACCCTCAACGGCTGGACCCTGCCCTGGCGCATGAACGCCGGCGTCAAGGAATTCCACCTCGTGGCCGAGCCGGTAGTGCGCGAGATGGCGCCCGGCTTCAAGGCCCACCTGTGGGGCTACAACGGCCAGTCGCCGGGCCCCACCATCGAAGTGGTCGAGGGCGACCGGGTGCGCATCTTCGTGACCAACAAGCTGCCCGAGCACACCACCATCCACTGGCACGGCCAGCGCCTGCCCAACGGCATGGACGGCGTCGTCGGGCTGACGCAGAAGCCCATCCCGCCCGGCAAGACCTTCGTCTACGAATTCACGGCGCGCCGGCCCGGCACCTTCATGTACCACCCGCACGCCGACGAGATGGTGCAGATGGCCATGGGCATGATGGGCTTCTGGGTCACCCACCCGAAGGGCCGGCACCCGCTGATCGAGCCGGTGGACCGCGACTTCGTGTTCCTGATGTCGTCCTTCGACATCGAGCCCGGCTCGTACACACCCAAGGTGATGACCATGCTGGACTTCAACCTGTTCACCTTCAACAGCCGAATCTTTCCGGGGATCGCCTCGATGAACGTGCGCAAGGGCGACCGGGTGCGCATCCGCGCCGGCAACCTGACCATGACCAACCACCCGCTGCACCTGCACGGACACGAGTTCACGGTCACCGGCACCGATGGCGGCCCGACGCCCCCGGCGGCGCGCTGGCCGGAGGTGACCACCGACGTGGCGGTCGGCCAGATGCGGCAGCTGGAGTTCGTCGCCGACGAGGAAGGCGACTGGGCCTTCCATTGCCACAAAAGCCACCACACCATGAACGCCATGGGCCACGGCGTTCCCACCATGATCGGCGTCGACCATCGCAAGGTCGTCAAGGAGATCACCGACCTGATCCCCGACTACATGGTGATGGGCGAGCGCGGCATGTCGGACATGGCCGAGATGGAGATGCCGCTGCCGGACAACACCGCGCCCATGATGGCCGGCCAGGGACCGTTCGGGTCGCTGGAGATGGGCGGTATGTTCACGGTGCTGAAGGTGCGGCGCGAGCAGCCGCCGGGCGACTATCGAAACCCGGACTGGTACAAGCACCCGGCTGGCACCGTGGCCTGGGAGTTCACCGGCAGCCTGCCGGCCTCGCCGCGGGCGCCGGCTGCCGGCAACGGTGCGGCGCCGCCGCACCGGCCGGCCGGGAAGCAGGACGTCGAGGTGCGGGTGCGCAAGCCGGGGGCGGCGAACCCGCACGGCGGACACGATCACTGA
- the pdxH gene encoding pyridoxamine 5'-phosphate oxidase codes for MSTTSSRLADLRKSYERAELSEEASHADPLRQFEQWLNEAIAAEIPEPNAMTLATVGSDLRPSTRIVLIKGYDERGIVWYTNYDSRKGRELAGNPYAALQFHWVELERVVRIEGTVEKTSAGESDAYFASRPLDSRIGAWASPQSEVIPSRAVLVANAAKYSAQFLLNPPRPPHWGGYRLVPHEWQFWQGRKSRLHDRLRYTPDGPGWLRERLAP; via the coding sequence ATGAGCACCACTTCCAGCCGCCTCGCCGACCTGCGCAAGAGCTACGAGCGCGCCGAGCTGAGCGAGGAAGCCAGCCACGCCGACCCGCTGCGCCAGTTCGAGCAGTGGCTGAACGAGGCGATCGCCGCCGAGATCCCGGAGCCCAACGCGATGACGCTGGCCACCGTCGGCAGCGACCTGCGGCCCAGCACGCGCATCGTGCTGATCAAGGGCTACGACGAGCGCGGCATCGTCTGGTACACGAACTACGACAGCCGCAAGGGCCGTGAGCTGGCCGGCAACCCCTACGCCGCGCTGCAGTTCCACTGGGTCGAGCTCGAGCGCGTGGTGCGCATCGAAGGCACGGTGGAAAAGACCAGCGCCGGCGAGAGCGACGCCTATTTCGCCAGCCGGCCGCTCGACTCGCGCATCGGCGCCTGGGCCAGCCCGCAAAGCGAGGTGATTCCCAGCCGCGCCGTGCTGGTCGCCAACGCCGCGAAGTACAGCGCCCAGTTCCTGCTGAACCCGCCGCGACCGCCGCACTGGGGCGGCTATCGGCTGGTGCCGCACGAATGGCAGTTCTGGCAGGGCCGCAAGAGCCGGCTGCACGACCGGCTGCGCTACACCCCCGACGGCCCCGGCTGGCTGCGCGAGCGGCTGGCGCCCTGA
- a CDS encoding CaiB/BaiF CoA transferase family protein, with amino-acid sequence MTQSLTGLTVIDASRVLAGPYCGQMLGDHGAQVIKVESPEGDETRTFGPPVRDGSAAYFHALNRNKRGITLDMSGPQGRDVLWRLLETADVLIENFKASTLRNWGIEDPSEICRRFPRLVHCRITGFGDDGPLGGLPGYDAAIQAMSGLMSVNGASEGPPLRMGVPVVDLATGMQAAIAVLAALQERSRSGLGQMCDVALYDCALSVTHPHLPNYAWSGKEPSRSGNAHPNIAPYDAFETATCPVYIAVGNDRQFAMLCTLLDCPEVAADPRFRRNVDRIAHRDELRQVLSRQLTHQDGQAVASRLHEAGVPVAPVLGIADVAASPHAKHREMFLERDGYRGTGFPVKLKRTPATLSRLPPGRGEHTHEVLREAGFSGEEIRELARCGALGAAAGEP; translated from the coding sequence ATGACCCAAAGCCTCACCGGGCTGACCGTGATCGATGCGTCGCGTGTGCTGGCCGGCCCCTACTGCGGGCAGATGCTCGGAGACCATGGCGCCCAGGTCATCAAGGTCGAGTCGCCCGAAGGCGACGAGACCCGCACGTTCGGGCCACCGGTTCGCGACGGCAGCGCCGCGTACTTCCATGCCCTCAATCGCAACAAGCGGGGCATCACGCTCGACATGAGCGGTCCGCAGGGCCGCGACGTCCTGTGGCGCCTTCTCGAAACAGCCGACGTGCTGATCGAGAATTTCAAGGCGAGCACCCTGCGCAACTGGGGCATCGAGGACCCATCGGAAATCTGCCGCCGCTTTCCGCGCCTCGTGCACTGCCGTATCACTGGCTTCGGGGACGATGGTCCGCTCGGCGGCCTGCCGGGCTATGACGCAGCGATCCAGGCCATGTCGGGCCTGATGAGCGTCAACGGCGCGAGCGAAGGCCCGCCGTTGCGCATGGGCGTCCCCGTCGTCGACCTTGCCACCGGCATGCAGGCGGCCATTGCGGTGCTCGCCGCTCTGCAGGAGCGCTCGCGGTCCGGCCTGGGCCAGATGTGCGACGTCGCGCTCTACGACTGCGCGCTCAGCGTGACGCATCCGCACCTGCCCAACTACGCCTGGAGCGGCAAGGAACCGAGCCGCTCCGGCAACGCGCATCCCAACATCGCGCCGTACGACGCCTTCGAGACCGCCACCTGCCCGGTCTACATCGCCGTCGGGAACGACCGCCAGTTCGCGATGCTCTGCACGCTGCTCGACTGCCCGGAAGTGGCTGCTGATCCACGCTTTCGCCGCAACGTCGACCGCATCGCCCATCGCGACGAGCTCCGGCAGGTGTTGAGCCGCCAGCTGACGCATCAGGATGGCCAGGCCGTGGCTTCGCGCCTGCACGAAGCGGGTGTGCCGGTCGCGCCCGTGCTCGGCATCGCGGACGTCGCCGCCTCGCCCCATGCCAAGCACCGCGAGATGTTTCTCGAACGCGATGGCTACAGGGGGACCGGCTTTCCCGTCAAGCTCAAGCGGACGCCGGCCACGCTGTCCAGGCTGCCGCCGGGCCGTGGCGAGCACACGCACGAAGTCCTGCGCGAGGCGGGCTTCAGCGGCGAGGAGATCCGAGAACTCGCTCGTTGCGGCGCGCTGGGAGCCGCGGCCGGCGAGCCCTAG
- a CDS encoding copper-binding protein encodes MKRIHLLLAGAAIGLAAGPLIAQPSSHANHDAHAAAGSVAAPAADMSAGEVRKIDKAAGKVTLKHGPIRNLDMPPMTMVFKATDPKQLDKLKVGDKVRFVAGRGDNGGFTVQAIEPAP; translated from the coding sequence ATGAAGCGCATCCACCTCCTGCTCGCAGGGGCGGCCATCGGTCTGGCGGCCGGCCCGCTGATCGCCCAGCCGTCGTCGCACGCGAACCATGACGCGCACGCGGCCGCCGGCAGCGTGGCGGCGCCCGCGGCCGACATGAGCGCGGGCGAGGTCCGCAAGATCGACAAGGCGGCCGGCAAGGTCACGCTCAAGCACGGGCCGATCCGCAACCTGGACATGCCGCCCATGACCATGGTGTTCAAGGCCACCGACCCGAAGCAGCTGGACAAGCTCAAGGTCGGCGACAAGGTCCGGTTCGTAGCCGGCCGCGGCGACAACGGCGGCTTCACGGTTCAGGCGATCGAGCCGGCGCCGTGA
- a CDS encoding cupredoxin domain-containing protein, translating into MKYTNGMAALLLAALAAGAQAHGNAGHAARHHAPVAKEQKPWGIAGAASAVRRTIDIAMTDTMRFTPERIEVREGETVRLRVQNNGQVLHELVIGTRADLDAHAEMMARHPGMEHDEPHMTHVNAGASGEIVWNFNRPGEFDFACLIPGHYQAGMVGKIKVIARKESKR; encoded by the coding sequence ATGAAGTACACGAACGGGATGGCGGCCTTGTTGCTGGCGGCACTGGCCGCGGGTGCGCAGGCCCACGGGAACGCGGGCCACGCCGCGCGGCATCACGCGCCGGTTGCCAAGGAGCAGAAGCCCTGGGGGATCGCCGGCGCTGCGTCCGCGGTGCGTCGCACCATCGACATCGCCATGACCGACACCATGCGCTTCACGCCCGAACGCATCGAGGTGCGCGAGGGCGAGACGGTGCGGCTGCGGGTGCAGAACAACGGCCAGGTGCTGCACGAGCTGGTGATCGGCACCCGGGCCGACCTGGACGCGCACGCCGAAATGATGGCCAGGCACCCCGGCATGGAGCACGACGAGCCGCACATGACCCACGTCAATGCCGGCGCATCCGGCGAGATCGTGTGGAACTTCAACCGTCCCGGCGAGTTCGATTTCGCATGCCTGATCCCCGGCCACTACCAGGCCGGCATGGTCGGCAAGATCAAGGTCATTGCACGCAAGGAGTCCAAGAGATGA
- a CDS encoding universal stress protein, whose product MRGFDSVLLALDGSPEAARGASCALWLADALGATLHVVHATRHPLAAADELARLRVPHARGSQVVVHQLQGEAEPAILEEIEAHRIDLVVMTARGESASADAQPARALGSVVRAVIERTRAPVVLLPARYRERLPWTSMLAAASGEAAADQALDTATRLAAALRIRVTVVHSEDGPSGAAGAALGSAYADAPHHEYPRRLDQLVARGLARCSEQEAACVDDVLLCRGEPAAVLLEQAARLDSSVLALGWHGALGAGRAPVFKRLLETSQRALLLVRGSEASGARLKVGSEIDA is encoded by the coding sequence ATGAGAGGCTTCGACTCCGTCCTCCTGGCGCTCGATGGCTCGCCCGAGGCGGCCCGGGGCGCATCCTGTGCGCTGTGGCTCGCGGACGCGCTCGGCGCGACGCTGCACGTCGTGCATGCGACGCGGCATCCGCTGGCCGCGGCCGACGAACTCGCGCGCCTGCGCGTGCCCCATGCACGGGGCAGCCAGGTCGTCGTGCACCAGCTCCAGGGGGAGGCCGAACCGGCCATCCTCGAGGAGATCGAGGCCCATCGCATCGACCTGGTCGTGATGACCGCCCGGGGCGAGTCGGCCTCCGCGGATGCGCAGCCCGCCCGCGCGCTGGGCAGCGTCGTCCGGGCGGTCATCGAGCGCACCCGGGCGCCCGTCGTGCTGCTGCCGGCGCGCTATCGCGAACGCCTGCCCTGGACCTCGATGCTCGCGGCCGCCAGCGGCGAGGCCGCGGCGGACCAGGCCCTGGACACGGCGACGCGGCTGGCGGCGGCACTGCGCATCCGCGTCACGGTCGTGCATTCCGAGGATGGGCCGTCGGGGGCAGCGGGGGCGGCCCTGGGCTCGGCCTACGCGGATGCCCCGCACCACGAATACCCCCGGCGCCTGGACCAGCTCGTGGCGCGCGGCCTGGCGCGCTGCTCGGAGCAGGAAGCGGCTTGCGTCGATGACGTCCTGCTGTGCCGGGGCGAGCCGGCCGCCGTGCTGCTCGAGCAGGCCGCACGCCTGGACAGCAGCGTGCTGGCGCTCGGATGGCACGGCGCGCTGGGCGCCGGGCGCGCACCGGTCTTCAAGCGCCTGCTGGAGACATCGCAGCGCGCGCTGCTCCTCGTGCGCGGGAGCGAAGCGTCGGGCGCACGGCTGAAGGTCGGGAGCGAAATCGATGCCTGA
- a CDS encoding DUF411 domain-containing protein — translation MSHRSPLTRRRLLVGGLALAAAATGVQAQPKKTGIPLEVWKDPSCGCCKDWVEHMQANGFAVKVHETGNTGVRAQLGIDMKYGSCHTAVVGGYALEGHVPAREVHRLLKEKPQARGLAVPGMPIGSPGMDGPAYGGRRDAYDVVLLTRDGGARVYQHYQGNKA, via the coding sequence ATGAGCCATCGTTCCCCCCTCACCCGCCGTCGCCTGCTGGTCGGCGGACTCGCGCTGGCGGCCGCCGCCACGGGCGTGCAGGCCCAGCCGAAGAAGACCGGCATCCCGCTGGAGGTCTGGAAGGACCCGAGCTGCGGCTGCTGCAAGGACTGGGTCGAGCACATGCAGGCCAACGGCTTCGCGGTCAAGGTGCACGAGACCGGCAACACCGGCGTGCGCGCCCAGCTCGGCATCGACATGAAGTACGGCTCCTGCCACACGGCGGTGGTCGGCGGCTATGCGCTCGAAGGCCACGTGCCGGCGCGCGAGGTCCACCGGCTGCTGAAGGAAAAGCCGCAGGCGCGCGGCCTGGCGGTGCCCGGCATGCCGATCGGCTCGCCGGGCATGGACGGTCCGGCCTACGGCGGCCGCCGCGATGCCTACGACGTCGTCCTGCTCACCCGCGACGGCGGCGCCAGGGTCTACCAGCACTACCAAGGGAACAAGGCATGA
- a CDS encoding Bug family tripartite tricarboxylate transporter substrate binding protein produces the protein MAFAAAASTPSHASDAYPSKPIRIVSPHTAGSTTETFGRMLTTEMSELLGQQIIVDAKGGAAGTTGAREVALSKPDGYTGLMNASIQVMYTGMFKSLSFDPIKDFTPVGVFGFAPMVVLVNSESKISSFGDMINRARANPGKLSFASGGLGSLPHLVGELVNLSTSTKMSHVPYNGTGQALTDVAGGHVDVLYASVASALPLVKSGKVRALAVTSARRIDLLPDVPTVAESGIPGFDVTSWYAMWVPKNTPRDIVAKLNKAMRDASNQPAVQQRMKSNGVIASKLTADEFAKFTASENAKWLDVMRRANVEPN, from the coding sequence ATGGCCTTCGCCGCCGCGGCAAGCACCCCGTCGCACGCCAGCGATGCCTATCCCAGCAAGCCGATCCGCATCGTCTCGCCCCACACGGCGGGATCGACGACCGAGACGTTCGGGCGCATGCTCACGACCGAGATGTCGGAGCTGCTGGGGCAGCAGATCATCGTCGACGCCAAGGGGGGCGCGGCCGGAACCACGGGGGCGCGGGAAGTCGCGCTCAGCAAGCCCGACGGCTACACGGGCCTGATGAACGCCTCGATCCAGGTGATGTACACGGGCATGTTCAAGTCCTTGTCCTTCGACCCGATCAAGGACTTCACCCCGGTTGGCGTCTTCGGCTTCGCACCGATGGTGGTGCTCGTCAACAGCGAGTCCAAGATCAGCAGCTTCGGCGACATGATCAACCGGGCACGCGCGAATCCCGGGAAGCTGTCTTTCGCATCCGGTGGCCTGGGATCGCTCCCGCACCTCGTGGGCGAGCTGGTCAACTTGAGCACCAGCACCAAGATGTCCCACGTCCCCTACAACGGGACCGGCCAGGCGCTCACCGACGTCGCCGGCGGCCACGTCGACGTGCTCTATGCGTCCGTCGCGAGTGCATTGCCCCTGGTCAAGAGCGGCAAGGTGCGCGCACTTGCCGTGACCTCGGCGCGGCGCATTGACCTGCTGCCGGACGTGCCGACCGTGGCCGAGTCCGGCATTCCCGGTTTCGACGTGACGTCGTGGTACGCGATGTGGGTGCCCAAGAACACGCCGCGCGACATCGTGGCCAAGCTGAACAAGGCGATGCGGGATGCGTCGAACCAACCGGCCGTCCAGCAGCGCATGAAGAGCAATGGCGTGATTGCCAGCAAGCTGACGGCCGACGAATTCGCGAAGTTCACGGCCAGCGAGAACGCCAAGTGGCTCGATGTCATGCGGCGCGCGAACGTCGAGCCGAACTGA
- a CDS encoding TolC family protein, with protein MPIPSLRITALAAAALLAGCATVDIDQAVGQTNETAAGFTQGRLELSRTAQQQERRERLAQQLLAEPLGQAEAVQLALANSPALQALVAQGWSDLATAAQGGRIANPVFSFERVRSGSELEIGRLLSFGLLDLLTLPQRASLARNQSAQAQLQLTRDVVDQVSQMRQAWVRAVAAQQQLDYAGQVNRSAQASAELARRMQAAGNFSKLQRARQQAFHADATAQLATAQHAATAAREELVRRLGLSDAQAAQLRLPDRLPELPAQPRTPAEVSAAAVDQRLDVRMARLQLDAAGRSQGLDLLTALVDTEVGIRRDTQFDNADGSRRTARGWEADIRLPLFDWGGARRAAMDAQSLAAAHRHDDTVRAASSQLREGYSAYRTAWDRARHYRDEIVPLRKTISEENVLRYNGMLIGVFELLADHREQVGAVVAAIDAQQAFWLADAALSASLIGQPLAAAPATPLRSAATGEAAAH; from the coding sequence ATGCCGATTCCTTCCCTTCGGATCACGGCCCTCGCGGCAGCCGCGCTGCTGGCCGGATGCGCCACCGTCGATATCGACCAGGCCGTCGGCCAGACCAACGAGACCGCCGCCGGCTTCACCCAGGGCCGGCTGGAGCTGAGCCGCACGGCGCAGCAGCAGGAGCGCCGCGAACGGCTGGCCCAGCAACTGCTGGCCGAGCCGCTGGGCCAGGCCGAGGCGGTTCAGCTCGCGCTGGCCAACAGTCCCGCCCTGCAGGCCCTCGTAGCCCAGGGCTGGAGCGACCTGGCAACCGCTGCCCAGGGCGGCCGCATCGCCAACCCGGTGTTCAGCTTCGAGCGCGTTCGTTCCGGCAGCGAGCTGGAGATCGGCCGCCTGCTGTCCTTCGGGCTGCTGGACCTGCTGACCCTGCCGCAGCGCGCATCGCTGGCGCGCAACCAGTCGGCGCAGGCGCAGCTGCAGCTCACCCGCGACGTGGTGGACCAGGTGAGCCAAATGCGGCAAGCCTGGGTGCGGGCCGTGGCCGCGCAGCAGCAACTGGACTACGCCGGCCAGGTCAACCGCAGCGCGCAGGCCAGCGCCGAACTGGCGCGGCGCATGCAGGCGGCGGGCAACTTCAGCAAGCTGCAGCGCGCGCGCCAGCAGGCGTTCCATGCCGACGCGACGGCGCAACTGGCCACGGCGCAGCACGCGGCGACCGCCGCGCGGGAGGAGCTGGTGCGCCGGCTCGGATTGAGCGATGCGCAGGCCGCCCAGCTCCGACTGCCCGATCGCCTGCCGGAGCTGCCGGCGCAGCCGCGCACGCCGGCTGAAGTGAGTGCTGCCGCGGTCGACCAGCGGCTGGACGTGCGCATGGCCCGGCTGCAACTGGATGCCGCGGGGCGGTCGCAAGGCCTGGATCTGCTCACCGCACTGGTCGACACCGAAGTCGGCATCCGGCGCGACACCCAGTTCGACAACGCCGACGGCTCCCGCCGCACGGCGCGCGGCTGGGAAGCCGACATCCGGCTGCCGCTGTTCGACTGGGGCGGTGCCCGGCGCGCGGCCATGGACGCGCAGTCGCTGGCCGCCGCCCACCGCCACGACGACACCGTGCGGGCCGCCTCCTCGCAGTTGCGCGAGGGCTACTCGGCGTACCGCACGGCCTGGGACCGGGCCCGCCACTACCGCGACGAGATCGTGCCCCTGCGCAAGACCATCTCCGAGGAGAACGTGCTGCGCTACAACGGCATGCTGATCGGCGTGTTCGAGCTGCTGGCCGACCACCGCGAGCAGGTCGGTGCCGTCGTGGCGGCCATCGACGCCCAGCAGGCGTTCTGGCTGGCCGACGCCGCCCTGTCGGCTTCCCTCATCGGCCAGCCGCTCGCCGCGGCGCCCGCCACCCCCCTCCGCTCCGCCGCCACCGGCGAAGCGGCCGCCCATTGA
- a CDS encoding beta-phosphoglucomutase family hydrolase translates to MSLSFRAAIFDMDGVITRTAGLHAAAWKELFDDLLRRMAPDGQAWQPFDERAEYRALVDGKPRLEGVRSFLRARQLSLAEAEVEELARRKDLLFSRRLQEQGVETFDSTIALVRALRERGVRTGVVTSSRHGREILGIAGIGSLFDARLDGIDIGELGLAGKPDPDMFLKCAEALGTAPGRTLVFEDAVAGVQAGRRGGFGLVVGIDRGGNAAALARAGADVVVQDLAGLDADRLEAALRARQQEIAWRIEQEGFDAARERQMESLFAVGNGYLGVRGALDMPPPGSQCDMFIAGIYDRKRPDLPYSETEFLTPDRDDLYAELVSVPFPFTLAAELEGEPLAFGGPHGRELRRTLDLRTGVLHIEALYETPGGRRTAIRTRRCASLADPHLLLQEAVASGENHWAAVALEPALEPPQTAARHPHVERIETASLPDAPLVRYRTLASGFEICLASRTSREPQGLRRRIVVYTSRDTADPRAAALAHLQSLEGQDFEALFDAHAQAWAEFWRRADIRVPGRPSVEQALRFGSYHLRLPAGDDPRVSIGARTLTGRGYEGHVFWDTEIFMLPFFLHTEPGRARTLLMYRHHTLEGARRRARELGYRGACYAWESTVTGDDVTPSKIVLRSSGKEIPIFTGSQQVHVTADVAYAVWRYWEATRDEDFLSGPGAQILFETARFWASRMVPGEHHHHIRGVVGPDEYHHGVNDNAYTNWMARFNLEQAAWAARRFGLHEAEAQEWSGLAGSLYCPGPGADGVIEQFEGFFALGDYPLPKEERLKAPISRLFDWEAINRLKLVKQADVLMLPLLFPDAFPHEVVAANYRYYEPLTDHGSSLSPGVHAAIAARIGLLEDAQRYWEQSLWLDLSNAMDNSMLGVHAAAIGGTWQALVFGFLGVRFADDGPRVDPLAGQRLPAGWDGVEATLAWRGRSHPVKVVRP, encoded by the coding sequence ATGAGCCTGAGCTTCCGGGCCGCCATTTTCGACATGGATGGCGTCATCACGCGCACCGCCGGCCTGCATGCGGCGGCCTGGAAGGAGCTGTTCGACGACCTGCTGCGCCGCATGGCCCCGGATGGACAGGCCTGGCAGCCCTTCGACGAGCGCGCCGAATACCGCGCCCTTGTCGACGGCAAGCCCCGCCTGGAAGGCGTGCGGAGCTTCCTGCGGGCCCGCCAGCTCAGCCTGGCCGAAGCGGAGGTGGAGGAGCTGGCGCGGCGCAAGGACCTGCTTTTCTCGCGGCGCCTGCAGGAGCAGGGCGTCGAGACTTTCGACTCCACCATCGCCCTCGTGCGCGCACTGCGCGAGCGCGGCGTGAGGACCGGGGTGGTCACGTCGAGCCGGCACGGGCGGGAGATCCTCGGCATCGCCGGCATCGGGTCGCTGTTCGATGCACGGCTGGACGGCATCGACATCGGCGAGCTCGGGCTGGCCGGCAAGCCCGATCCCGACATGTTCCTGAAGTGCGCCGAAGCGCTCGGCACGGCGCCCGGGCGCACGCTCGTCTTCGAGGACGCGGTCGCCGGCGTCCAGGCCGGTCGCCGCGGCGGCTTCGGGCTGGTGGTGGGGATCGATCGGGGCGGCAATGCGGCCGCACTGGCCCGCGCGGGGGCGGATGTCGTCGTCCAGGACCTGGCCGGGCTGGACGCGGATCGCCTGGAGGCGGCGCTGCGCGCGCGCCAGCAGGAGATCGCCTGGCGCATCGAGCAGGAGGGCTTCGACGCCGCCCGCGAACGCCAGATGGAGAGCCTGTTCGCGGTGGGCAACGGCTACCTGGGCGTGCGCGGCGCGCTGGACATGCCGCCGCCCGGCTCGCAGTGCGACATGTTCATCGCGGGCATCTACGACCGCAAGCGTCCCGACCTGCCGTATTCGGAGACCGAGTTCCTGACGCCCGATCGCGACGACCTCTACGCGGAACTGGTGTCGGTGCCGTTCCCGTTCACTCTGGCGGCCGAGCTCGAGGGCGAGCCGCTGGCCTTCGGCGGGCCGCACGGGCGGGAACTGCGCCGGACGCTGGACCTGCGCACCGGCGTGCTGCACATCGAGGCGCTTTACGAGACGCCCGGCGGGCGCCGCACCGCCATCCGGACGCGCCGCTGCGCCTCGCTCGCCGATCCGCATTTGCTGCTGCAGGAAGCCGTCGCCAGCGGCGAGAACCACTGGGCCGCGGTGGCACTGGAGCCGGCGCTCGAGCCCCCGCAGACGGCAGCCCGCCATCCGCACGTGGAACGCATCGAGACAGCCAGCCTGCCGGATGCCCCGCTCGTGCGCTACCGGACCCTGGCGTCGGGCTTCGAGATCTGCCTGGCGTCGCGCACCTCGCGCGAGCCCCAGGGGCTGCGCCGGCGCATCGTCGTGTACACCAGCCGCGACACAGCGGATCCACGGGCGGCGGCGCTCGCGCACCTGCAGTCGCTGGAGGGGCAGGACTTCGAGGCGCTGTTCGACGCCCATGCGCAGGCCTGGGCGGAGTTCTGGCGCCGGGCCGACATCCGCGTGCCGGGCCGTCCATCCGTCGAGCAGGCGCTGCGCTTCGGCAGCTACCACCTGCGCCTGCCCGCCGGCGACGACCCGCGCGTGTCGATCGGCGCGCGCACGCTCACCGGCCGCGGCTACGAGGGGCACGTGTTCTGGGACACGGAGATCTTCATGCTGCCCTTCTTCCTGCACACCGAGCCCGGGCGGGCCCGCACGCTGCTGATGTACCGCCACCACACGCTCGAAGGGGCACGGCGGCGCGCACGCGAGCTCGGCTACCGCGGTGCCTGCTACGCCTGGGAGTCGACCGTCACGGGCGACGACGTCACGCCCAGCAAGATCGTGCTCAGGAGCAGCGGCAAGGAGATCCCGATCTTCACCGGCAGCCAGCAGGTGCATGTCACCGCCGACGTCGCCTACGCGGTGTGGCGCTACTGGGAAGCGACGCGGGACGAGGATTTCCTCAGCGGCCCCGGAGCGCAGATCCTGTTCGAGACGGCGCGCTTCTGGGCCAGCCGCATGGTGCCGGGCGAGCACCACCACCACATCCGCGGCGTGGTCGGGCCGGACGAATACCACCATGGCGTGAACGACAACGCGTACACCAACTGGATGGCCCGCTTCAACCTCGAGCAGGCCGCATGGGCCGCCCGGCGTTTCGGCCTGCACGAGGCCGAAGCGCAGGAGTGGAGCGGATTGGCCGGCTCCCTGTACTGCCCGGGCCCCGGCGCGGACGGCGTGATCGAGCAGTTCGAGGGCTTCTTTGCACTCGGGGACTATCCGCTGCCGAAGGAAGAGCGCCTGAAGGCGCCGATCAGCCGGTTGTTCGACTGGGAGGCGATCAACCGGCTCAAGCTGGTCAAGCAGGCCGACGTGCTGATGCTCCCGCTGCTGTTCCCCGACGCCTTCCCGCACGAGGTCGTGGCGGCGAACTACCGCTACTACGAGCCGTTGACGGACCACGGCAGCAGCCTGTCGCCCGGGGTCCATGCCGCCATCGCGGCGCGCATCGGCCTGCTGGAGGATGCGCAGCGCTACTGGGAGCAGAGCCTCTGGCTCGACCTGTCCAATGCGATGGACAACAGCATGCTGGGCGTGCACGCGGCCGCCATCGGCGGCACCTGGCAGGCCCTGGTGTTCGGTTTCCTGGGCGTGCGCTTCGCCGACGACGGCCCCCGGGTCGACCCGCTCGCCGGGCAGAGGCTGCCGGCGGGGTGGGACGGCGTGGAGGCGACGCTGGCCTGGCGCGGGCGCTCGCATCCTGTGAAGGTGGTACGACCATGA